From Calothrix sp. PCC 6303, a single genomic window includes:
- a CDS encoding DNA cytosine methyltransferase, with product MLSKNKKLVVSLFCGIGGLDLGFQSAGFEVAIAIDNNPKVLELYQNNFPDTTVLCKDIGEITATEIRDIIQHKYQDWDGEIAAVIGGPPCQGFSVAGKQKLDDDRNQLVLKFINLVIELNPSMFVMENVPAIEWKKFAGITGNAIALIEEQYILSKWLLTASDYGVPQKRQRAIWIGSKFGEVIPPLESDKKVTVGDAISDLSYIPINSQTDTWELGEKGEYAEYLDKIFTSTLRRRLRAGRLSDHPCVSKSLDISGFQATVHTAATQQKYTDTKPGEKESTTWAYRLVSDGFSPTLRAGSGNRTAARPIHYEHARVITVREAARLHSFPDWFDFGTSKLAAHKAIGNSVPPLLAYAIASEVWTHLEEQQQSSTGTNCFVFKHLLDLQTLEASLSLPIFHSMGQQSGKLNCLAFGLVDAENAEVGNERSPPVKNIFIS from the coding sequence ATGTTGTCAAAAAATAAGAAATTAGTAGTTAGTTTATTTTGTGGGATTGGTGGTCTTGATTTAGGCTTTCAATCTGCTGGTTTTGAAGTAGCGATCGCCATCGATAATAACCCCAAAGTCTTAGAATTATATCAAAATAATTTTCCTGATACGACAGTTTTATGTAAAGATATCGGGGAGATTACAGCAACTGAGATAAGGGACATTATTCAACATAAATATCAAGATTGGGACGGAGAAATTGCCGCAGTAATAGGCGGTCCACCCTGTCAAGGCTTTTCGGTTGCTGGTAAGCAAAAACTTGATGACGATCGCAATCAATTAGTCCTCAAATTTATCAATCTGGTGATAGAACTAAATCCGTCAATGTTCGTGATGGAGAATGTTCCAGCTATTGAGTGGAAGAAGTTTGCTGGCATTACCGGGAATGCGATCGCTCTCATCGAAGAACAATATATTCTATCCAAATGGTTGCTTACAGCTTCGGATTACGGCGTACCCCAAAAACGACAAAGGGCTATCTGGATTGGCTCAAAGTTTGGCGAAGTTATACCACCATTGGAGAGTGATAAAAAAGTTACAGTTGGGGATGCAATTTCTGACCTGAGTTACATTCCTATCAATTCTCAAACCGACACCTGGGAGTTGGGCGAAAAGGGCGAATATGCAGAATATTTGGACAAAATCTTCACTTCGACCCTTCGGCGCAGGCTCAGGGCAGGCAGGCTCAGTGACCACCCTTGTGTCTCGAAATCCCTTGATATTAGTGGATTTCAAGCAACAGTACACACAGCAGCTACTCAACAGAAATACACCGATACAAAGCCTGGGGAGAAAGAATCAACTACTTGGGCATATCGATTAGTGTCCGATGGTTTTTCCCCAACATTACGCGCTGGGAGCGGGAATCGAACCGCAGCGCGCCCAATTCATTACGAACATGCGCGGGTGATAACAGTTAGGGAAGCTGCGAGGTTACACAGTTTTCCTGATTGGTTCGATTTCGGGACAAGTAAGCTGGCTGCTCACAAGGCAATAGGGAATAGCGTTCCTCCTTTGCTGGCTTATGCTATTGCATCCGAAGTGTGGACACATTTGGAAGAACAGCAACAAAGTTCGACGGGGACAAATTGTTTTGTGTTTAAGCATCTCCTGGATTTACAAACCCTTGAAGCGTCGCTTAGTTTGCCAATTTTTCACTCAATGGGACAACAGTCAGGAAAACTAAATTGCCTTGCTTTTGGTTTGGTTGATGCGGAAAATGCCGAAGTTGGCAACGAGCGATCGCCTCCAGTAAAAAATATCTTCATATCTTAA
- a CDS encoding NACHT domain-containing protein — MSLINLDLLFNAITGVANPLIKEKIQRNETVIKLLQQFNLSPEHPSADYSDVYAYTLVEYGVGKPKPILELFRQDAIKLAFRKAFDHNNPSILLSEVDAFVAAYALGDDIQALRIDIRREIAAFYIVFSEVAKRSRKPADTLMSQQIGSLHKIIANIQEQIERQPTLEGIRTEIARLAASNYPALPGNVETGYIASPQEENQCRAFTEGGSFCIALAQQMRGWFETLGYQLEKYEIWAEDYFEFIINIPVRRSFDRILVRGIAGEVGLSDVMALRTSVEEQKTDEGWLVTTRRISRAARDEVKKEENRHLDCYTFDELIDLDADFSGYVDWLEAEIDRRKVDTKYVPLACSKEEIDPVSKRQIGMSRYGEEDGWIDGYIDLWLDDPAKEHISILGEFGTGKTWFAFHYAWVALQRYKDAQKRGVERPRLPLVITLRDFAKALNVENVLAGFFFTQHNIRINSDVFDQLNRMGKLLLIFDGFDEMAAKVDKQQMINNFWELAKVVVPGAKVILTCRTEHFPEAREGRALLNAELSASTKNLSGETPQFEVLELEKFDDEQIRQVLLFQAEPRTVEQVMGNPQLLDLARRPVMTELILEALPDIEAGKPVDMARVYLYAVRRKMERDIKSDRTFTSLADKLYFLCELSWEMLSSDEMSLNYKLFPDRIRRLFGVKEKDLDHWHYDMMAQTMLIRNANGDYTPAHRSLLEFFVAYKFAAELGVLAGDFIELAQAQSCLDGSAAPVDYT, encoded by the coding sequence ATGAGTTTGATTAACCTGGATTTGCTTTTCAATGCCATTACTGGTGTTGCTAATCCCCTAATTAAAGAAAAAATCCAGCGTAACGAGACGGTAATTAAGTTGCTCCAGCAGTTTAATCTCTCCCCAGAGCATCCATCAGCAGATTATAGCGATGTTTACGCTTATACTTTGGTTGAATATGGTGTGGGTAAACCTAAGCCAATTTTAGAACTGTTTCGCCAAGACGCGATAAAACTAGCTTTCCGTAAGGCATTTGACCACAATAACCCCTCAATTTTATTGTCGGAGGTTGATGCTTTTGTTGCTGCGTATGCTTTGGGTGATGATATTCAAGCTTTAAGGATTGATATTAGGAGAGAAATCGCAGCGTTTTATATTGTATTCTCCGAAGTTGCCAAACGTTCCCGTAAACCAGCAGATACGTTGATGAGTCAGCAAATTGGCTCGTTACACAAAATTATCGCTAATATCCAAGAGCAGATTGAAAGGCAACCAACTTTAGAAGGTATTCGTACAGAAATAGCTAGATTAGCAGCGTCAAATTACCCAGCGTTACCGGGAAATGTAGAGACAGGATACATCGCGTCTCCCCAAGAAGAAAATCAATGTCGAGCGTTCACCGAAGGTGGCAGCTTCTGCATCGCATTAGCTCAACAAATGCGTGGTTGGTTTGAAACCCTGGGTTATCAACTAGAAAAATACGAAATTTGGGCAGAAGATTACTTTGAATTTATCATCAATATCCCTGTCCGGCGTAGCTTTGACCGCATCCTCGTGCGAGGAATTGCCGGGGAAGTGGGATTGAGTGATGTCATGGCTTTACGAACCTCGGTTGAAGAACAAAAAACCGATGAGGGTTGGTTGGTGACAACGCGACGAATTTCACGAGCAGCCCGTGATGAAGTAAAAAAGGAAGAAAATCGCCACCTCGATTGTTACACTTTTGACGAACTGATTGACCTTGATGCCGACTTTAGCGGTTATGTTGACTGGCTGGAAGCGGAAATCGATCGCCGCAAAGTTGATACTAAGTATGTGCCGTTGGCTTGCAGTAAGGAAGAAATTGACCCAGTTAGCAAGCGGCAAATTGGAATGAGTCGCTACGGTGAAGAAGACGGTTGGATTGATGGCTATATCGATTTGTGGCTCGATGACCCCGCTAAGGAGCATATTTCGATACTGGGTGAATTCGGTACGGGGAAAACCTGGTTTGCGTTTCATTATGCTTGGGTGGCGTTGCAGAGATACAAAGATGCCCAAAAACGCGGTGTGGAGCGTCCCCGATTGCCTTTGGTTATTACTTTGCGAGATTTTGCTAAGGCGTTAAATGTGGAAAATGTTTTAGCTGGGTTCTTTTTTACTCAGCACAATATCCGGATAAATAGCGATGTGTTCGACCAGCTTAACCGCATGGGTAAATTGCTGCTGATTTTCGATGGTTTCGACGAAATGGCTGCAAAAGTCGATAAACAGCAGATGATTAATAATTTCTGGGAATTAGCGAAAGTAGTGGTTCCCGGAGCCAAGGTAATTTTAACTTGCCGCACCGAGCATTTTCCCGAAGCACGGGAAGGACGGGCTTTGTTGAATGCAGAGTTAAGTGCATCAACCAAAAATCTGAGTGGGGAAACACCACAATTTGAGGTGTTGGAATTGGAGAAATTTGACGACGAGCAAATTCGTCAGGTGCTGTTATTTCAAGCCGAACCTAGAACCGTCGAGCAGGTAATGGGGAACCCGCAATTGTTGGATTTAGCCCGTCGTCCAGTGATGACAGAGTTGATTTTGGAAGCGTTACCGGATATTGAAGCGGGGAAACCTGTGGATATGGCACGGGTGTATTTGTATGCGGTGCGTCGAAAAATGGAGCGGGATATTAAGAGCGATCGCACTTTTACTTCCCTGGCAGATAAGTTGTATTTTCTGTGCGAATTATCTTGGGAAATGCTTTCTAGCGACGAGATGAGCCTAAATTATAAGCTATTCCCCGATCGCATTCGGCGGTTGTTTGGGGTGAAAGAGAAGGATTTGGATCATTGGCACTACGATATGATGGCGCAAACTATGCTAATTCGTAATGCTAACGGGGATTATACTCCTGCCCATCGGTCACTGTTGGAGTTTTTTGTCGCGTATAAATTTGCGGCTGAGTTGGGTGTGTTGGCTGGGGATTTTATCGAGTTGGCACAGGCACAATCTTGTTTGGATGGGAGTGCTGCACCTGTTGATTATACCTGA
- a CDS encoding IS4 family transposase, protein MTADIVAEYDVVLCVGDTTFLDYDSIVLKREGYGPIGKGGNGLILHSALAIEPKNGQSIGLLWQKLWNREPKQKPPKNETSVQKKKRQAAARKESRNRPFEEKESYRWVEALTTVEKRTSKDIKVVHAFDREGDITEVFIQIRQLKHTGVVVRAAHNRSLDSDSERLWSKLSAQPISFEQEIELPSTSKRSARKAKLAVRFCPVNLRTPYRFDDRDPILVYAVYATEVDCPEGETPVEWMLLTTEVVADIQMASTILRWYSYRWRVEEYHKILKSGCQVERYRLAAEGMKALIGFLSVIAVELLQLTYLHRTQPDSIAIEILNPLQLRILKAKSPKLPKILTVSWAVEAIARLGGYLEHRHKTPIGIQVLWRGWLKLNDLCEGWQLARET, encoded by the coding sequence ATGACGGCAGATATTGTTGCAGAATATGATGTAGTGCTGTGTGTTGGAGACACTACTTTTCTAGATTATGACAGTATTGTGCTTAAAAGAGAAGGTTATGGTCCAATTGGTAAGGGAGGTAACGGTTTAATATTACATAGTGCTTTAGCGATCGAACCCAAAAATGGTCAATCAATCGGTCTGTTGTGGCAAAAACTGTGGAATCGAGAACCAAAACAGAAGCCACCAAAAAATGAAACCTCAGTACAAAAGAAAAAACGGCAAGCGGCAGCCCGAAAAGAATCACGAAACCGTCCCTTTGAAGAGAAAGAATCTTACAGGTGGGTAGAAGCACTTACGACAGTAGAAAAGCGTACAAGCAAGGATATAAAAGTGGTTCATGCTTTTGATAGAGAAGGTGATATCACAGAAGTGTTCATTCAAATCCGTCAACTTAAACACACAGGTGTCGTAGTTCGTGCTGCTCATAACCGCAGTTTAGATTCTGATAGTGAGCGTCTCTGGTCAAAATTGTCAGCACAACCTATCAGTTTTGAACAAGAAATTGAACTACCTTCTACCAGCAAACGTTCTGCCCGCAAAGCCAAGTTAGCTGTCAGATTTTGCCCTGTCAATCTCCGTACTCCCTACCGTTTTGACGACCGCGACCCAATACTAGTATATGCTGTTTATGCTACAGAAGTTGATTGCCCAGAGGGTGAAACGCCTGTAGAGTGGATGTTACTAACCACGGAAGTTGTCGCAGATATCCAAATGGCATCTACGATTTTACGCTGGTATTCTTATCGTTGGCGTGTAGAAGAATACCACAAAATTTTGAAATCAGGCTGCCAGGTGGAACGATACAGACTTGCTGCTGAGGGTATGAAGGCTTTAATTGGTTTTTTAAGTGTAATTGCTGTTGAACTCTTGCAGTTAACTTACCTACATCGTACTCAGCCTGATTCTATCGCTATTGAAATCCTCAATCCCCTTCAACTTCGCATTTTGAAAGCTAAATCACCCAAACTGCCCAAGATATTAACTGTTAGTTGGGCTGTGGAAGCGATCGCTCGTCTTGGAGGATATCTTGAACATCGACATAAAACTCCTATTGGTATCCAGGTACTATGGAGGGGTTGGTTAAAATTGAATGACCTCTGTGAAGGCTGGCAGCTTGCAAGAGAGACTTAA
- a CDS encoding transposase DNA-binding-containing protein, producing the protein MLDWWEKNFTTCELGDRRLNERAMSIGFALSQGFGKALSEIFSSGTVLKRAYEFLRMPKWNFPN; encoded by the coding sequence ATGTTGGATTGGTGGGAAAAAAATTTTACGACTTGTGAGTTGGGCGATCGCCGATTGAATGAGCGTGCAATGTCGATTGGTTTTGCTTTAAGTCAAGGATTTGGCAAAGCACTGTCGGAAATCTTCAGTTCCGGAACTGTACTCAAGAGAGCTTATGAGTTTTTGCGAATGCCAAAGTGGAATTTTCCAAACTAA
- a CDS encoding WD40 repeat domain-containing protein, which yields MILSGKSQVDYTWSGYFSRQLDNTGNCVAIAPLKKFISESLEKLQPIFGQAPLTKAVTDLLLPMLNSHFSLLHILDATRGKTPCEAGYVGGNIVRLLLKIDKTILEGKNLSQAVIWNADFSNTSLRYTNFAEADLRDCIVTQILGTVLSIAFSLNGQILATADANGKINLWKVSNCEKILSLKGHTDWVRTIVFHPNSRILASGGQDSKIKLWDIKTGECIQTLKGHTERVYSVAFSPDGKIIASGSQDKTIKLWDISTGQCINTLYGHTDIISSVAFCITGILASGSSNSSIKLWDISTGKCIQTLQGHTDRIRTLNFSPDGKKIASGSSDSTAKLWDVNTGKCLLTLQGHENSIWSVCFSPNGQILATGSIDKTVRLWDINMGQCLQILHGHTNIVRSVVFSPQGNILASAGDDQTVKFWDITAGECFQTLQGYHHLILCVAFTPDGKTLISGSDDSLLRLWNIDTGKCIDTLQADTGWVTHISANPNRNNGELIASGGVHGVKIWDIKTGKCLKILQSYNRWLLPVIFSPDGQTFAMANKDTVEFWNLSNYKLIRTLKGHTAWLKSIAFSPDGKLLATGSEDCTIKLWDVTTGDCIKTLQGHTDWVWSIGFNIDGTIIASGGGNYDKTVKLWDVTTGECITTLQGHTSDARCVVFDPKGQIIASSSHDRTIKVWNLDTGECLNTLEGHINWVVSISFSPNGKILASGSEDGTIKIWDIEIGECLKTLRSDRPYENMNITGVKGLTDAEISTLKALGAVEDGEM from the coding sequence TTGATACTTAGCGGGAAAAGTCAGGTTGATTATACTTGGTCGGGGTATTTTTCACGACAATTGGATAATACGGGGAATTGTGTAGCGATCGCTCCGTTAAAGAAATTTATTAGCGAATCTTTAGAGAAACTTCAACCTATCTTTGGTCAAGCACCTTTAACAAAAGCAGTTACAGATTTGCTACTACCAATGCTAAATAGTCACTTTTCTCTATTACATATCCTGGATGCAACTCGTGGCAAAACCCCATGTGAAGCAGGCTATGTTGGAGGCAATATTGTTAGACTGCTGTTAAAAATTGATAAAACAATACTGGAAGGTAAAAATTTATCCCAGGCAGTAATTTGGAATGCAGATTTTTCCAATACCAGTCTCCGTTACACCAATTTTGCCGAGGCAGATTTGAGAGATTGTATTGTTACACAAATCTTAGGTACTGTTTTATCAATTGCTTTTAGCCTAAATGGTCAAATTTTGGCAACAGCAGATGCTAATGGGAAAATTAACTTGTGGAAAGTTAGCAATTGTGAAAAGATTTTAAGCTTGAAGGGACATACTGACTGGGTACGAACAATTGTTTTTCATCCTAATAGTCGAATACTCGCGAGTGGTGGTCAAGACTCTAAAATCAAGTTATGGGATATAAAGACAGGTGAATGTATTCAAACCTTGAAAGGACATACTGAAAGGGTATATTCCGTTGCCTTCTCTCCCGATGGGAAAATTATAGCTAGCGGAAGCCAAGATAAAACAATAAAATTATGGGATATATCGACAGGTCAATGTATAAATACTTTATATGGACACACAGATATAATATCTTCCGTAGCCTTTTGTATTACAGGAATATTAGCTAGCGGTAGCAGTAATTCCAGCATCAAATTATGGGACATATCAACAGGTAAATGCATCCAAACTTTACAAGGACACACAGATAGAATCAGAACCCTCAACTTTAGCCCAGATGGTAAAAAAATTGCCAGTGGTAGTAGTGATTCCACAGCCAAATTATGGGATGTAAATACTGGTAAATGTTTGCTGACTTTACAAGGGCATGAAAATTCAATATGGTCAGTATGCTTTAGCCCCAATGGTCAAATTCTAGCCACAGGTAGCATTGATAAAACAGTAAGATTGTGGGATATAAATATGGGTCAATGCCTTCAGATTTTACACGGACATACTAATATAGTACGTTCAGTAGTATTCAGCCCACAAGGAAATATATTAGCGAGTGCAGGAGACGATCAAACAGTCAAATTTTGGGATATTACAGCAGGTGAATGTTTTCAAACTCTACAAGGGTATCATCATTTAATTTTGTGTGTTGCATTTACCCCTGATGGGAAAACTTTAATTAGTGGTAGTGACGATTCATTATTAAGATTATGGAATATTGATACTGGTAAATGTATCGATACTTTACAAGCTGATACGGGATGGGTGACACATATTAGTGCTAATCCTAACAGAAATAATGGCGAACTTATCGCTAGTGGAGGGGTTCACGGAGTAAAAATTTGGGATATTAAGACTGGTAAGTGCTTAAAAATTTTGCAGAGTTACAATAGATGGTTATTACCTGTAATTTTTAGTCCAGATGGTCAGACTTTTGCTATGGCAAATAAAGACACTGTTGAATTTTGGAATTTGTCTAATTATAAATTGATTAGGACTCTAAAAGGACATACAGCTTGGTTAAAATCTATTGCTTTTAGTCCAGATGGCAAATTATTAGCCACTGGTAGTGAGGACTGCACAATAAAACTATGGGATGTCACAACTGGTGATTGCATCAAAACATTGCAAGGACATACTGATTGGGTTTGGTCGATTGGTTTTAATATAGATGGAACGATAATTGCCAGTGGTGGTGGAAACTACGATAAAACGGTAAAACTATGGGATGTAACAACTGGTGAGTGCATCACAACGTTGCAAGGACATACTAGTGATGCAAGATGCGTTGTGTTTGACCCAAAAGGTCAAATTATTGCTAGTAGTAGTCACGATAGAACAATAAAAGTATGGAATTTGGATACAGGTGAGTGTTTAAATACTCTAGAAGGGCATATTAACTGGGTGGTATCTATTTCATTCAGTCCTAATGGCAAAATTCTCGCCAGTGGTAGTGAGGATGGAACAATTAAAATTTGGGACATCGAAATAGGGGAGTGTTTAAAAACATTGAGAAGCGATCGCCCTTATGAAAACATGAACATTACAGGTGTAAAAGGCTTAACTGATGCAGAAATATCTACCCTCAAAGCATTAGGTGCAGTGGAAGATGGGGAAATGTAA
- a CDS encoding type II toxin-antitoxin system Phd/YefM family antitoxin, with the protein MYNVEIPEGQSEFAELLRRVRSGEEIIISQAGTPIARIVPIAEQKLPRIPGLDRGKVTTASDFDAPLPDDVLNAFLNPTDEEE; encoded by the coding sequence ATGTACAACGTCGAAATCCCTGAAGGTCAATCTGAATTTGCCGAACTGCTGCGTCGGGTGCGATCGGGAGAGGAGATAATTATATCTCAAGCAGGTACTCCCATTGCTCGTATAGTCCCAATTGCCGAACAAAAATTACCCCGAATTCCAGGGTTAGACCGTGGTAAAGTGACAACTGCATCCGATTTTGATGCTCCCCTACCCGATGATGTACTAAATGCTTTTCTTAACCCAACGGACGAAGAGGAATGA
- a CDS encoding type II toxin-antitoxin system VapC family toxin, whose protein sequence is MRALLDTHAFIWWVTDDTRLSSTARNIITHPENILFLSAASAWEIVIKVRLGKLSLPEPPETYIPSRLILNRFESLSIEMTHALQVVNLPALHQDPFDRILIAQSQVEKMPIITIDSKIVQYPVDVIW, encoded by the coding sequence ATGAGAGCGTTACTTGATACCCATGCATTTATTTGGTGGGTTACTGATGATACCCGACTTTCATCTACAGCCAGAAATATAATTACCCACCCAGAGAACATCTTGTTTCTAAGTGCTGCGAGCGCGTGGGAAATTGTCATTAAAGTACGCTTGGGTAAATTAAGTTTACCAGAGCCTCCAGAAACATATATTCCCAGTCGGTTAATTCTGAATCGATTTGAGAGTTTGTCGATTGAAATGACTCATGCTTTACAAGTCGTCAATTTACCAGCTTTGCATCAAGATCCTTTTGATCGAATACTTATTGCTCAAAGTCAAGTAGAAAAAATGCCAATAATAACCATAGACAGTAAAATCGTACAGTATCCTGTTGATGTTATTTGGTAG
- a CDS encoding XisI protein, with protein sequence MDKIELYRQYIKQILTEHAQSSSEKDAVKPQLIFDTENDHYQLAYVGWQGDKRVFGPVMHFDIVNGKIWIQYNGTEELVADRLVELGVLPADIVIGFYSPFKRQFTAYAVE encoded by the coding sequence ATGGATAAAATAGAGTTATATCGGCAGTATATTAAACAAATTTTGACCGAACATGCACAAAGCAGTTCTGAAAAAGATGCTGTAAAACCGCAGTTAATTTTTGATACAGAGAATGACCATTATCAATTAGCTTATGTTGGCTGGCAGGGAGATAAGCGTGTATTTGGTCCGGTGATGCATTTTGATATTGTAAATGGGAAAATATGGATTCAATATAACGGTACGGAGGAACTTGTTGCGGATAGATTAGTTGAGTTGGGTGTGCTTCCTGCTGATATTGTGATTGGTTTTTATTCGCCGTTTAAGCGTCAATTTACTGCTTATGCTGTAGAGTAG
- a CDS encoding XisH family protein, giving the protein MAKDAFHQQVKNALIKDGWIITNDPLIIRISEAIKVQIDLAPESAIAAERNTEKIAVEIKSFISGSDISEFHTALGQYLNYCQALEENEPERIVYLAVPSETYLDFFQLLFVQRAIQRYQVKLIIYDPKQEEIRQWIK; this is encoded by the coding sequence ATGGCTAAAGATGCTTTTCATCAACAAGTTAAAAATGCTTTAATCAAAGATGGGTGGATAATTACAAACGACCCATTGATAATTCGGATTAGTGAAGCAATCAAAGTACAGATAGATTTAGCCCCAGAAAGTGCCATTGCTGCGGAACGTAATACAGAAAAAATAGCAGTTGAAATTAAAAGTTTTATTTCAGGTTCTGACATTAGTGAATTTCATACAGCGCTCGGACAATATCTTAATTATTGTCAAGCATTGGAAGAAAATGAACCAGAACGAATTGTATATTTAGCAGTTCCATCGGAAACTTATTTAGATTTTTTTCAGCTTCTTTTTGTCCAACGTGCGATTCAACGTTATCAAGTGAAATTGATAATTTATGACCCCAAGCAGGAGGAAATACGGCAATGGATAAAATAG